One Cellulosimicrobium protaetiae genomic region harbors:
- a CDS encoding NCS2 family permease: protein MSTPTSVHEDEQAPAPAPGAIDRFFKITERGSTIGTEIRGGLVTFFAMAYIIVLNPLIIGTVQDGTGQFLGGGDAPDFGKIAAATALVAGVMTIAMGVFANFPLGLAAGLGLNAVVAYSIASLPGVTWADAMGLVVIEGLIILVLVLTGFREAVFRAVPVELKTAISVGIGLFIALIGLVNAGFVTAGSGTLLALGNLGTWPILVFVVGLVLTIVLWVRKVKGALLVAILTATALAVVLENTLHIGAKAPDGSNPNGFNLNAPTFDGVVQVPDFGLIGQFSLLGSFENIATVTVILLVFSLLLADFFDTMGTMVAVGAEARLLDAEGTPPRSRAILVVDSIAAAAGGAGSVSSNTSFVESTTGVGEGARTGFASVVTGVAFLLATFLSPLVALVPYEAAAPALVFVGFLMMTQIAGISWKNVEISIPAFLTIIVMPFTYSIADGIGAGFLAFVVIKLALGKVRAIHPLMWVASAMFLVYFLLGPIRDALGL, encoded by the coding sequence ATGTCCACCCCCACCTCCGTCCACGAGGACGAGCAGGCGCCCGCCCCTGCGCCCGGCGCCATCGACCGCTTCTTCAAGATCACCGAGCGCGGCTCGACGATCGGCACCGAGATCCGCGGTGGTCTCGTCACGTTCTTCGCGATGGCCTACATCATCGTGCTGAACCCGCTGATCATCGGGACGGTCCAGGACGGCACCGGCCAGTTCCTCGGTGGGGGCGACGCACCCGACTTCGGCAAGATCGCCGCGGCGACCGCGCTCGTCGCGGGCGTCATGACGATCGCCATGGGTGTCTTCGCGAACTTCCCCCTCGGCCTCGCCGCCGGGCTGGGCCTCAACGCCGTCGTGGCGTACTCCATCGCGTCGCTCCCGGGGGTGACGTGGGCGGACGCGATGGGTCTCGTCGTCATCGAGGGCCTCATCATCCTCGTCCTCGTGCTCACCGGGTTCCGCGAGGCGGTGTTCCGCGCCGTCCCGGTCGAGCTGAAGACGGCGATCAGCGTGGGCATCGGCCTCTTCATCGCGCTCATCGGCCTCGTCAACGCGGGCTTCGTGACCGCGGGCAGCGGCACCCTGCTCGCCCTGGGCAACCTCGGCACGTGGCCGATCCTCGTGTTCGTGGTCGGCCTCGTCCTGACGATCGTGCTGTGGGTGCGCAAGGTCAAGGGTGCGCTGCTCGTCGCGATCCTCACCGCGACGGCGCTCGCCGTCGTGCTCGAGAACACGCTGCACATCGGGGCGAAGGCCCCCGACGGCTCCAACCCGAACGGCTTCAACCTCAACGCCCCCACGTTCGACGGCGTCGTGCAGGTCCCGGACTTCGGCCTCATCGGCCAGTTCTCGCTCCTGGGCTCGTTCGAGAACATCGCGACCGTCACGGTGATCCTGCTCGTGTTCTCGCTCCTGCTCGCCGACTTCTTCGACACCATGGGGACGATGGTCGCCGTCGGGGCCGAGGCCCGTCTGCTCGACGCCGAGGGGACGCCGCCGCGCTCGCGCGCGATCCTCGTCGTCGACTCGATCGCGGCCGCCGCGGGTGGTGCGGGGTCCGTGTCGTCGAACACGAGCTTCGTCGAGTCCACGACCGGTGTCGGCGAGGGCGCGCGCACGGGCTTCGCGTCGGTCGTCACGGGAGTCGCGTTCCTGCTCGCGACGTTCCTGTCGCCGCTCGTCGCGCTCGTGCCCTACGAGGCCGCCGCACCGGCGCTCGTCTTCGTCGGGTTCCTCATGATGACGCAGATCGCGGGCATCTCCTGGAAGAACGTCGAGATCTCGATCCCGGCCTTCCTCACGATCATCGTCATGCCGTTCACGTACTCCATCGCGGACGGCATCGGCGCGGGCTTCCTCGCGTTCGTCGTCATCAAGCTCGCGCTCGGCAAGGTGCGGGCGATCCACCCGCTCATGTGGGTCGCGTCGGCGATGTTCCTCGTCTACTTCCTCCTCGGACCGATCCGGGACGCGCTGGGCCTCTAG
- the manA gene encoding mannose-6-phosphate isomerase, class I, which produces MTSAADERSGEASVADALPGARPSAFYRLENTVQPYDWGSTSAIQDLLGVEPDGRPAAELWMGAHPLAPSRVLPDGAARPGEDPRPGGGAASGTLADLVRADPVGVLGQRVLDQYGPRLPYLLKVLAADRALSLQVHPRPHLARAGFNRENREGVARDSPLRSFHDDQHKPEMVVAVSRFEGLSGFRRPTRILELLGGLDGDLVARMRSALVARPTEAGVREAFTLALHARSAPDVAADLARTVASVRARAETPPGSGAVAASGAPRRTSRRADATVLALAEQHPGDPGAVVSLMLNRVTLAPGESMFVPSGHVHAYLSGCAVEIMASSDNVLRAGLTSKLVDVDALLECATCAPGPAARPRLVDDGSGLVTYRPPVAEFALRVGTVSGSVPVSLPDAGPRVVLCLDGGVTLAGGDGAAAAETVLARGASVFVPHATGPVVARGDGRVVIAYVP; this is translated from the coding sequence ATGACGAGCGCGGCGGACGAGCGGTCGGGGGAGGCGTCGGTGGCCGACGCCCTCCCCGGCGCTCGTCCGTCCGCGTTCTACCGGCTGGAGAACACGGTCCAGCCGTACGACTGGGGCTCGACGTCGGCGATCCAGGACCTCCTGGGGGTGGAACCGGACGGTCGTCCGGCGGCAGAGCTGTGGATGGGCGCGCACCCGCTCGCCCCGTCACGGGTCCTGCCCGACGGCGCGGCGCGCCCGGGTGAGGACCCTCGCCCGGGCGGGGGGGCGGCGTCGGGCACGCTCGCGGACCTGGTGCGCGCGGACCCGGTGGGCGTGCTGGGGCAGCGCGTCCTCGACCAGTACGGGCCCCGGCTGCCGTACCTCCTCAAGGTGCTCGCCGCCGACCGCGCGCTGTCGCTGCAGGTCCACCCGCGCCCGCACCTCGCACGCGCGGGGTTCAACCGCGAGAACCGCGAGGGCGTCGCGCGCGACTCGCCGCTGCGCAGCTTCCACGACGACCAGCACAAGCCCGAGATGGTCGTCGCGGTCTCCCGCTTCGAGGGCCTCTCGGGCTTCCGACGGCCGACGCGCATCCTCGAGCTCCTCGGCGGTCTCGACGGCGACCTCGTCGCGCGGATGCGGTCCGCGCTCGTGGCACGCCCGACCGAGGCAGGCGTCCGCGAGGCCTTCACGCTCGCCCTCCACGCCCGGTCCGCGCCCGACGTCGCGGCGGACCTCGCGCGGACCGTCGCGTCGGTCCGGGCTCGGGCCGAGACGCCTCCTGGGTCGGGTGCGGTGGCGGCGTCGGGTGCGCCGCGCCGCACGTCGCGCCGCGCCGACGCCACGGTGCTCGCGCTCGCCGAGCAGCACCCCGGCGACCCGGGCGCCGTCGTCTCGCTCATGCTCAACCGGGTCACGCTCGCGCCCGGGGAGTCGATGTTCGTGCCGTCCGGGCACGTGCACGCCTACCTGTCCGGCTGCGCCGTCGAGATCATGGCGAGCTCCGACAACGTCCTGCGCGCCGGGCTCACGAGCAAGCTCGTCGACGTCGACGCGCTGCTCGAGTGCGCCACGTGCGCGCCCGGCCCCGCCGCGCGGCCGCGGCTGGTCGACGACGGCTCGGGCCTCGTCACGTACCGCCCGCCCGTGGCGGAGTTCGCCCTCCGGGTCGGCACGGTCTCGGGATCGGTCCCGGTGTCCCTGCCCGACGCGGGTCCGCGCGTCGTGCTGTGCCTCGACGGCGGCGTGACGCTCGCGGGGGGAGACGGCGCGGCCGCCGCGGAGACGGTGCTGGCGCGCGGCGCGTCGGTCTTCGTGCCTCACGCGACGGGCCCGGTGGTCGCACGCGGCGACGGCCGGGTCGTCATCGCCTACGTGCCCTGA
- a CDS encoding MarR family winged helix-turn-helix transcriptional regulator has translation MPAADPTAPSRSQCRPGTLGGELRVALTRVSRRLRAQRGEADLPEGRFGVLTVLHKHGAMSPSELADHERVKPPSMTRAVNALVEMGLVEKGEHPSDRRQVVVRLTDAGVREVKETRRRRDAWLTQQLSALTPDERETLARASELLTRIAAG, from the coding sequence ATGCCTGCTGCGGACCCCACTGCCCCCTCCCGGAGCCAGTGCCGGCCCGGGACGCTCGGCGGCGAGCTCCGTGTGGCGCTCACCCGTGTCTCGCGTCGCCTGCGCGCCCAGCGCGGCGAGGCCGACCTGCCCGAGGGGCGGTTCGGCGTCCTCACCGTCCTGCACAAGCACGGCGCGATGTCGCCGAGCGAGCTCGCCGACCACGAGCGCGTCAAGCCACCGTCCATGACCCGGGCCGTCAACGCCCTCGTCGAGATGGGGCTCGTCGAGAAGGGTGAGCACCCGAGCGACCGCCGCCAGGTGGTCGTGCGGCTCACCGACGCCGGCGTGCGCGAGGTCAAGGAGACCCGGCGCCGTCGGGACGCGTGGCTCACGCAGCAGCTGTCCGCCCTCACGCCCGACGAAAGAGAGACCTTGGCCCGCGCCAGTGAGCTGTTGACCCGGATCGCCGCCGGATGA
- a CDS encoding MFS transporter: protein MSATFSSLKYHNYRVWFGAALVANVGTWMQRVAQDWLVLTDLTDNSGIAVGVVTALQFAPVLALSAWAGLLADRLPRRRLLMATQGAMGLLALGLGALVLSGHVELWHVYVFAGLLGVVTAFDNPVRQTFVAEMVPADRLSNAVGLNSASFNAARLVGPGVAGLLIAAVGSGWLFILNGVTFGATILALLYMRTRELHVLPSAPREKGQIREGIRYVRRRTDIVVIMVVVGVVSTFGLNFQLTSAMMAKVEFGMGPSEYGILGSILAIGSLTGALLAARRERPRVRLVIGSAFGFAVATGVMALMPTYPSFAIACIPVGLASLTMMTAANSTIQMSVDPVMRGRVMSLYMIVFLGATPVGSPLVGWIAEAWGPRWAIGVGSITAGLVAVGAAVWAVRNWHLEVRYRVLQRPHLVVRYLDAGTPADRSARAETRRRLGVEDAEEAARAA from the coding sequence ATGAGCGCGACGTTCTCCTCCCTGAAATACCACAACTACCGTGTCTGGTTCGGCGCCGCGCTCGTCGCGAACGTCGGCACCTGGATGCAGCGCGTCGCGCAGGACTGGCTCGTCCTGACCGACCTCACCGACAACTCGGGCATCGCCGTCGGCGTCGTGACCGCGCTCCAGTTCGCGCCCGTGCTCGCCCTGTCCGCCTGGGCGGGCCTGCTCGCCGACCGGCTCCCGCGCCGTCGCCTCCTCATGGCCACCCAGGGCGCGATGGGCCTGCTCGCGCTCGGACTCGGTGCCCTCGTGCTGTCCGGGCACGTCGAGCTCTGGCACGTCTACGTCTTCGCCGGGCTGCTCGGCGTCGTCACCGCGTTCGACAACCCCGTGCGCCAGACGTTCGTCGCCGAGATGGTCCCCGCCGACAGGCTGTCCAACGCCGTCGGGCTCAACAGCGCGTCGTTCAACGCCGCGCGCCTCGTCGGGCCGGGCGTCGCGGGGCTGCTCATCGCGGCCGTCGGCTCGGGCTGGTTGTTCATCCTCAACGGCGTGACGTTCGGGGCGACGATCCTCGCGCTCCTGTACATGCGCACGCGCGAGCTCCACGTCCTGCCCAGCGCCCCGCGCGAGAAGGGGCAGATCCGCGAGGGCATCCGGTACGTGCGCCGGCGGACGGACATCGTCGTCATCATGGTCGTCGTCGGCGTCGTGTCGACGTTCGGGCTCAACTTCCAGCTCACGTCCGCGATGATGGCGAAGGTCGAGTTCGGCATGGGACCGAGCGAGTACGGGATCCTCGGGTCGATCCTCGCGATCGGGTCGCTGACCGGCGCACTGCTCGCCGCGCGGCGCGAGCGCCCGCGCGTCCGGCTCGTCATCGGGTCGGCGTTCGGGTTCGCCGTCGCGACGGGAGTCATGGCGCTCATGCCGACGTACCCGAGCTTCGCGATCGCCTGCATCCCCGTCGGCCTCGCGTCGCTCACGATGATGACCGCCGCGAACTCCACGATCCAGATGTCGGTCGACCCCGTCATGCGCGGGCGCGTCATGTCGCTGTACATGATCGTGTTCCTCGGCGCGACGCCGGTCGGGTCGCCGCTCGTCGGCTGGATCGCCGAGGCGTGGGGCCCGCGCTGGGCCATCGGCGTCGGGTCGATCACCGCCGGCCTCGTCGCCGTGGGTGCCGCCGTCTGGGCCGTGCGCAACTGGCACCTCGAGGTCCGCTACCGCGTCCTGCAGCGCCCGCACCTCGTGGTGCGCTACCTCGACGCGGGCACCCCGGCGGACCGGTCCGCCCGAGCCGAGACCCGCCGTCGCCTGGGTGTCGAGGACGCGGAGGAGGCGGCGCGCGCCGCATGA
- the serC gene encoding phosphoserine transaminase — translation MASVPEPANVPITIPADLLPADGRFGSGPSKVRDAQVRALADAGASLLGTSHRQAPVRSVVRRVREGLGELFSLPDGYEVVLGNGGSTTFWDVATACLVRTKAQHAAFGEFGAKFAAATTAAPFLEPSQVLTAPAGSVALPEPADDVDVHAWPHNETSTGAIAPVRRVPGSRERGALTLVDATSGAGALPVDVAETDVYYFAPQKVFGSDGGLWLALCSPDALARAEEIESSGTRWVPESLSLRTAAANSRLDQTLNTPAIATLVMLAEQVGWILGNGGLPWAAARSAESAKHLYGWAEARDWATPFVADPAQRSTVVGTIDLDDAIDATAVVAALRANGVLDVFPYRKLGRNQLRVAMFPAIEPDDVRALTACVDHVVSHLV, via the coding sequence GTGGCGTCCGTGCCAGAGCCCGCGAACGTCCCGATCACGATCCCCGCCGACCTGCTGCCCGCCGACGGCCGCTTCGGGTCCGGGCCGAGCAAGGTGCGTGACGCGCAGGTCCGCGCCCTCGCGGACGCCGGCGCCTCCCTGCTCGGGACGTCGCACCGCCAGGCCCCGGTCCGCTCGGTCGTGCGGCGCGTGCGCGAAGGTCTCGGCGAGCTCTTCTCGCTGCCCGACGGGTACGAGGTCGTGCTCGGGAACGGCGGCTCCACGACGTTCTGGGACGTCGCGACCGCGTGCCTCGTGCGCACGAAGGCGCAGCACGCGGCCTTCGGCGAGTTCGGCGCCAAGTTCGCCGCCGCGACGACGGCCGCGCCCTTCCTCGAGCCGTCGCAGGTGCTCACGGCCCCGGCCGGGTCCGTCGCCCTGCCCGAGCCGGCCGACGACGTCGACGTGCACGCCTGGCCGCACAACGAGACCTCGACCGGCGCCATCGCCCCGGTCCGTCGCGTCCCGGGCTCGCGCGAGCGCGGTGCGCTCACGCTCGTGGACGCGACCTCGGGCGCCGGTGCGCTCCCGGTCGACGTCGCGGAGACCGACGTCTACTATTTCGCCCCGCAGAAGGTCTTCGGGTCGGACGGCGGGCTGTGGCTCGCGCTGTGCTCGCCCGACGCGCTCGCGCGCGCGGAGGAGATCGAGTCGAGCGGCACGCGCTGGGTGCCGGAGTCCCTGTCGCTGCGCACGGCCGCGGCGAACTCGCGCCTGGACCAGACGCTCAACACGCCCGCGATCGCGACGCTCGTCATGCTCGCCGAGCAGGTCGGGTGGATCCTCGGCAACGGCGGCCTCCCGTGGGCCGCGGCCCGGTCGGCCGAGTCCGCCAAGCACCTCTACGGCTGGGCCGAGGCACGCGACTGGGCGACGCCGTTCGTCGCCGACCCGGCGCAGCGCTCCACCGTGGTCGGGACGATCGACCTCGACGACGCGATCGACGCGACCGCGGTCGTGGCCGCGCTCCGCGCGAACGGGGTCCTCGACGTCTTCCCCTACCGCAAGCTGGGCCGCAACCAGCTCCGCGTCGCGATGTTCCCGGCGATCGAGCCCGACGACGTCCGCGCCCTCACGGCCTGCGTCGACCACGTCGTCAGCCACCTCGTCTGA
- a CDS encoding metal-dependent transcriptional regulator, whose amino-acid sequence MTDLIDTTEMYLKTIYELVEEGIVPLRARIAERLGHSGPTVSQTIARMERDGLVVVTGDRHLELTPAGNDKATRVMRKHRLAERLLTDVIKLDWEYVHTEACRWEHVMSELVEQRLIGLLDHPHFDPYGNPIPGLPELGEQFEEVEFLDGVVSLPTYLGEHGRDDAEVRVVLQRIAEPVQVDVELLTRLAEAEVLPRRTLVVRAAGDGSLTVQGEGAEVVLDLPDDVARHLFVARG is encoded by the coding sequence GTGACCGACCTGATCGACACCACCGAGATGTACCTGAAGACGATCTACGAGCTCGTGGAAGAGGGCATCGTCCCGCTGCGCGCACGCATCGCGGAGCGCCTCGGCCACTCGGGCCCCACGGTGTCGCAGACGATCGCGCGGATGGAGCGGGACGGGCTCGTCGTCGTGACGGGGGACCGCCATCTCGAGCTCACGCCCGCCGGGAACGACAAGGCGACGCGGGTCATGCGCAAGCACCGGCTCGCGGAGCGCCTCCTCACCGACGTGATCAAGCTCGACTGGGAGTACGTGCACACCGAGGCGTGCCGCTGGGAGCACGTCATGAGCGAGCTCGTCGAGCAGCGGCTCATCGGGCTCCTCGACCACCCGCACTTCGACCCGTACGGGAACCCGATCCCCGGACTGCCCGAGCTCGGTGAGCAGTTCGAGGAGGTCGAGTTCCTCGACGGCGTGGTCTCCCTCCCCACCTACCTGGGCGAGCACGGGCGCGACGACGCCGAGGTGCGGGTGGTGCTGCAGCGGATCGCGGAGCCGGTCCAGGTCGACGTCGAGCTCCTCACACGGCTCGCGGAGGCCGAGGTGCTCCCTCGGCGCACGCTCGTCGTGCGCGCCGCCGGGGACGGTTCGCTGACCGTGCAGGGGGAGGGCGCGGAGGTCGTCCTGGACCTGCCCGACGACGTCGCGCGTCACCTCTTCGTCGCCCGGGGCTAG
- a CDS encoding C40 family peptidase yields the protein MTVSTTRARHRAARRPVTPLSSIAQAASSGMSTAGRRTAVVAASSGLIVSMIGAAAPATAAPVDNESGKLNAVDLSAVTAQARQALEAAPAVTVAADAAFSIEQAQAPVTVTPAPEPEPEPEPVRTTQTSRTQERQSTQSEAPAQQEAAVEVPASAYGSSIVSIAARYVGVPYVYGGTTPDGFDCSGFTSYVYAQVGISLPRTSGAQGSVGTKVSRDQAQPGDLIWTPGHIAIYAGDNMMIDAPRPGKSVQFRQIWQSNPTFIRVA from the coding sequence GTGACCGTGAGCACGACTCGCGCCCGCCACCGCGCGGCGCGGCGTCCCGTGACGCCACTCAGCTCTATCGCCCAGGCCGCGTCGAGCGGGATGTCGACCGCCGGTCGCCGCACCGCCGTCGTCGCCGCGTCCTCGGGCCTCATCGTCTCGATGATCGGTGCGGCCGCCCCGGCGACCGCGGCACCCGTCGACAACGAGTCCGGCAAGCTCAACGCCGTCGACCTCAGCGCCGTCACCGCGCAGGCGCGTCAGGCGCTCGAGGCCGCCCCCGCCGTGACCGTCGCGGCCGACGCCGCGTTCTCGATCGAGCAGGCCCAGGCGCCCGTCACGGTGACCCCGGCGCCCGAGCCGGAGCCCGAGCCGGAGCCCGTCCGCACCACGCAGACGAGCCGCACGCAGGAGCGTCAGTCCACCCAGTCCGAGGCTCCTGCGCAGCAGGAGGCCGCCGTCGAGGTCCCGGCCTCGGCCTACGGTTCGAGCATCGTCTCGATCGCGGCCCGCTACGTGGGCGTCCCGTACGTCTACGGCGGCACCACCCCCGACGGCTTCGACTGCTCGGGCTTCACCAGCTACGTCTACGCGCAGGTCGGCATCAGCCTCCCGCGCACCTCGGGCGCCCAGGGCTCCGTCGGGACCAAGGTCTCGCGCGACCAGGCGCAGCCGGGCGACCTCATCTGGACCCCGGGCCACATCGCGATCTACGCGGGCGACAACATGATGATCGACGCCCCGCGCCCCGGGAAGTCGGTCCAGTTCCGCCAGATCTGGCAGTCGAACCCCACGTTCATCCGCGTGGCCTGA
- a CDS encoding universal stress protein has translation MTRTESVLVGVDGSAPSLHALDWAAAYALQVGWPLHVVCTYSLPSFTAASLDGGYAALDDSAIQEGARAVLEEARARAEAAGVRTSATVTTGDAAGVLVEMSREHALVVVGTRGRGGFTERLLGTVSSALPAHAHCPTVVVPYRTGGKGEEAAPQELPAVKPLRRIVVGVDGSPSAEVALRHAIRQAKAWGAELVAVAGVPVGAGAGLLAWLPASIDHEQVLADITEGLNVIIDRHEAEHPGLTIKRIVLDGTGAELLTEFSTASDLIVVGSRGRGGFRGLLLGSTSQAVLHHSACPVMVVTKKCDDHEAPTEDG, from the coding sequence ATGACCCGCACGGAATCCGTCCTCGTCGGCGTCGACGGCTCGGCCCCGAGCCTCCACGCGCTCGACTGGGCGGCGGCGTACGCGCTCCAGGTCGGATGGCCGCTCCACGTCGTGTGCACGTACTCGCTGCCGTCCTTCACGGCGGCGTCCCTCGACGGCGGATACGCGGCACTCGACGACTCGGCGATCCAGGAGGGCGCGCGTGCCGTCCTCGAGGAGGCCCGAGCGCGGGCCGAGGCGGCGGGCGTCCGCACGAGCGCCACGGTGACGACCGGCGACGCGGCCGGGGTGCTCGTGGAGATGTCGCGCGAGCACGCGCTCGTCGTCGTCGGGACCCGTGGGCGCGGTGGCTTCACGGAGCGCCTGCTCGGCACCGTGTCCTCGGCGCTGCCGGCGCACGCCCACTGCCCGACCGTCGTCGTGCCGTACCGCACCGGGGGGAAGGGCGAGGAGGCGGCGCCGCAGGAGCTGCCCGCGGTGAAGCCGCTACGGCGCATCGTCGTCGGTGTCGACGGGTCGCCGTCCGCCGAGGTCGCCCTGCGTCACGCGATCCGTCAGGCGAAGGCGTGGGGCGCGGAGCTCGTCGCGGTCGCCGGCGTCCCGGTCGGGGCGGGCGCCGGCCTCCTGGCCTGGCTGCCTGCGTCGATCGACCACGAGCAGGTCCTCGCGGACATCACCGAGGGTCTGAACGTCATCATCGACCGTCACGAGGCGGAGCACCCGGGCCTCACGATCAAGCGCATCGTCCTCGACGGCACGGGTGCGGAGCTGCTCACGGAGTTCTCGACGGCCTCCGACCTCATCGTCGTGGGTTCGCGCGGTCGCGGGGGCTTCCGCGGGCTCCTGCTCGGCTCGACGAGCCAGGCGGTGCTCCACCACTCCGCGTGCCCCGTCATGGTCGTGACGAAGAAGTGCGACGACCACGAGGCGCCGACCGAGGACGGCTGA
- a CDS encoding DUF6463 family protein: MTEAPSTARRTARVAAGTLVALGSGHLAVVTTVGRDRLAAWADSGLWAAVPLFPGPDPSATTLQDQAAFWSGVGSFAVPLVALGGLVWWLAGKGTIPPTPLGWALVAWFAVGAIVLVPSPMILGALAGALLVVAARLSRPRSAPRGRRTSSSRP; encoded by the coding sequence ATGACCGAGGCACCGTCGACCGCCCGCCGGACGGCGCGCGTCGCCGCGGGAACGCTCGTCGCGCTGGGATCCGGGCACCTCGCCGTCGTGACGACGGTCGGGCGCGACCGCCTCGCCGCCTGGGCGGACTCCGGCCTGTGGGCCGCGGTCCCCCTGTTCCCGGGGCCCGACCCGAGCGCGACGACGCTCCAGGACCAGGCGGCGTTCTGGAGCGGGGTCGGCAGCTTCGCCGTGCCGCTCGTCGCCCTCGGCGGCCTCGTCTGGTGGCTCGCCGGGAAGGGCACGATCCCACCGACCCCCCTGGGCTGGGCCCTCGTCGCGTGGTTCGCCGTGGGTGCGATCGTGCTCGTCCCGTCCCCGATGATCCTCGGGGCCCTAGCCGGAGCGCTCCTGGTCGTCGCGGCCCGGCTCAGCCGTCCTCGGTCGGCGCCTCGTGGTCGTCGCACTTCTTCGTCACGACCATGA
- a CDS encoding TetR/AcrR family transcriptional regulator, giving the protein MPARTLTPRHRWVDAGLDALATGGPDGIRVEALAARLGVTKGGFYGHFADRPAFLAAMLDEWERRCTDAVLAEADAEGGDAAERLRRAGQLSHTPEQQRLDLAVREWARRDEEVAERLRQVDDRRMDHLRGLFATFVDDPDEVEARSTLLFALAVARPLMVARHPGRSAREAVSLAGELLLRKES; this is encoded by the coding sequence ATGCCTGCCCGGACGCTCACCCCGCGGCACCGCTGGGTCGACGCGGGGCTCGACGCGCTCGCCACCGGCGGACCGGACGGAATCCGGGTCGAGGCCCTCGCGGCACGCCTCGGTGTCACGAAGGGGGGCTTCTACGGGCACTTCGCCGACCGGCCCGCCTTCCTGGCCGCGATGCTCGACGAGTGGGAGCGGCGCTGCACGGACGCCGTCCTCGCGGAGGCCGACGCCGAGGGAGGCGACGCGGCGGAGCGGCTCCGACGCGCCGGTCAGCTCTCGCACACCCCTGAGCAGCAGCGACTCGACCTCGCGGTGCGCGAGTGGGCGCGACGCGACGAGGAGGTCGCCGAGCGCCTGCGCCAGGTCGACGACCGCCGCATGGACCACCTGCGCGGCCTCTTCGCGACCTTCGTCGACGATCCCGACGAGGTCGAGGCCCGCAGCACGCTGCTCTTCGCGCTCGCCGTCGCGCGGCCGCTCATGGTCGCGCGGCACCCGGGGCGCTCGGCCCGCGAGGCCGTGAGCCTCGCAGGCGAGCTGCTGCTCCGGAAGGAGAGCTGA
- a CDS encoding ABC transporter permease — translation MAVDPTTTAAELRAPEANALRAAVALDHRPSRPSPVSATLTYTWRALLKIKHVPEQLFDVTVSPIIFTLMFTYLFGGALAGDVTSYLQFLLPGILVQAVLFTTIYTGYTMNTDISKGVFDRFRSLPVWRPAPIVGALLGDTVRYTIASIVTLALGLVLGFRPPGGVVGVVLGIVLLLVFAFALSWVFTALGLVLRSPNAVMGTSMLILMPLTFASNIFVDPSTMPVALQRFVDVNPVTHLVTAVRGLMAGEPATDGILWVLVASVLLTAVLAPITMRLYRNRS, via the coding sequence ATGGCCGTCGACCCCACCACCACGGCAGCGGAGCTGCGGGCTCCCGAGGCGAACGCGCTGCGGGCCGCGGTCGCGCTCGACCACCGGCCCTCGCGTCCGTCACCGGTCTCCGCGACCCTCACCTACACGTGGCGCGCGCTGCTCAAGATCAAGCACGTGCCGGAGCAGCTCTTCGACGTGACGGTGTCACCGATCATCTTCACGCTGATGTTCACGTACCTGTTCGGCGGGGCGCTCGCGGGGGACGTGACGAGCTACCTGCAGTTCCTGCTGCCCGGCATCCTCGTGCAGGCCGTGCTCTTCACGACCATCTACACCGGCTACACGATGAACACGGACATCAGCAAGGGCGTGTTCGACCGGTTCCGGTCCCTGCCCGTCTGGCGGCCGGCACCGATCGTCGGGGCGCTGCTGGGCGACACCGTGCGCTACACCATCGCGTCGATCGTCACGCTCGCCCTGGGACTCGTCCTGGGCTTCCGGCCGCCGGGCGGGGTGGTCGGAGTCGTGCTCGGGATCGTGCTGCTCCTGGTGTTCGCGTTCGCGCTGAGCTGGGTGTTCACCGCTCTCGGGCTCGTGCTGCGTTCTCCGAACGCCGTCATGGGGACGTCGATGCTCATCCTCATGCCGCTGACGTTCGCGTCGAACATCTTCGTCGACCCGTCCACGATGCCGGTGGCGCTGCAGCGGTTCGTGGACGTCAACCCCGTCACCCACCTCGTGACCGCCGTCCGGGGACTCATGGCGGGCGAGCCGGCGACGGACGGGATCCTCTGGGTCCTCGTCGCCTCGGTCCTCCTGACGGCGGTCCTGGCCCCGATCACGATGCGGCTCTACCGGAACCGCAGCTGA